Proteins from one Acropora muricata isolate sample 2 chromosome 9, ASM3666990v1, whole genome shotgun sequence genomic window:
- the LOC136930050 gene encoding uncharacterized protein isoform X2, whose translation MAFNSSHNGSELLNLNSTSFASQVITASFSMLCYVVVFVLSVLSVCFKSIRKFLASPALHIFFLIAGILASVAVLNTWHGKPNVICYHLTVSAFLVGVVLVLLGAVLFFEKPRSPSDQATLGKHQPTMGLLLTIITLPLCAIGLLILIQEQASKGEAWVVLVVNQAVFIVQKATQAAVYVWLRDFRVRESCRENARFYFEVLAFFNFIDWLNTQATLNTAFDVEQAENFYGEWFGFLFRIYKALLIDYRLLCSLLFLEHSIQVQNETEDAEMTYSESGQIEISSTPISRQNRNIGFVVGFSCLLIPLICALYYFRKLHVAASTRAVATLLGSLIILASGGTLLRKNSFDYDREHTESKAVKIMVCFFAAAGFSSLMIKAALAVYWAQIESALRTFRWAGVELVMRGLTTLFLTYLFLIVNPRALPLRNPQVKINHFLVPVLMFGITANFASCLVDQQIGPLDQILSIRVNFLRKRSPQDFTQ comes from the exons ATGGCCTTCAATAGTTCCCATAATGGAAGCGAATTGCTTAATCTCAATTCTACGAGTTTTGCTTCTCAAGTTATCACTGCGTCCTTTTCCATGTTGTGTTATGTTGTTGTGTTTGTATTAAGTGTTCTTAGTGTGTGCTTCAAGTCAATTCGTAAGTTTCTCGCTTCGCCCGCCTTGCATATTTTCTTTCTCATCGCTGGAATTCTTGCATCCGTGGCAGTGTTAAATACATGGCATGGAAAACCTAATGTGATCTGCTATCACCTTACGGTCTCCGCGTTTCTTGTTGGAGTGGTTCTTGTCTTGCTAGGAGCGGTGTTGTTCTTCGAAAAGCCTCGCAGCCCGTCTGATCAAGCCACCCTTGGTAAACACCAACCGACCATGGGTCTCTTGCTTACAATCATCACCCTGCCACTATGTGCAATTGGGCTGTTGATTCTGATCCAGGAACAAGCATCGAAAGGTGAAGCGTGGGTGGTGCTAGTCGTGAACCAAGCGGTTTTCATCGTTCAGAAGGCCACTCAAGCAGCCGTTTACGTTTGGCTCAGGGATTTCAGAGTCCGCGAATCTTGCAGAGAAAACGCTCGCTTTTATTTCGAGGTGTTAGCGTTTTTTAACTTTATCGACTGGTTGAACACACAAGCCACGTTAAACACAGCTTTTGATGTGGAACAAGCCGAAAATTTTTACGGCGAATGGTTTGGCTTCTTGTTCAGGATTTACAAAGCTCTGTTGATCGACTATCGCCTGttgtgttcacttttattcCTCGAGCATTCTATTCAGGTTCAAAACGAAACAGAAGATGCGGAAATGACGTATAGCGAGAGTGGCCAAATCGAAATATCAAGCACGCCGATTAGCAGGCAGAACAGAAATATAGGGTTTGTCGTTGGCTTTTCTTGCTTGCTCATCCCGCTGATTTGCGCGCTATATTATTTTCGGAAACTGCACGTAGCCGCCAGCACGCGTGCAGTGGCTACCTTGCTTGGCTCTCTCATAATTCTCGCGAGTGGAGGGACACTGTTACGCAAGAACAGTTTTGATTATGACAGGGAACATACAGAATCAAAGGCTGTCAAAATAATG GTTTGCTTCTTCGCTGCCGCAGGTTTCTCGAGCTTGATGATCAAAGCCGCTCTTGCTGTGTACTGGGCGCAAATAGAGAGTGCATTGCGTACGTTCCGCTGGGCCGGGGTAGAACTCGTAATGCGCGGGCTCACTACACTTTTTCTGACGTActtgttcctgatagtaaaccCTCGGGCGTTGCCTTTGAGAAACCCACAGGTGAAAATTAACCACTTCCTGGTGCCAGTGCTGATGTTTGGGATCACCGCAAATTTTGCTTCCTGTTTGGTGGACCAGCAGATTGGTCCACTCGATCAAATTCTCAG CATCCGTGTCAACTTTCTTAGAAAACGTTCGCCGCAAGATTTCACTCAATAG